The following proteins are co-located in the Chloroflexota bacterium genome:
- a CDS encoding carbohydrate ABC transporter permease, which yields MSGMPPADNRVLFERLRRYMGKSFKHAFLVMVAIFSLSPILWLIGIAFRPVEETYVTPMQLLPRTLTLENTRLVFEELPQLMTLYRNSIVITGVAVILVLIISSLAGYAFARMSFPGREIFFWAVVASMFMPRSMAIPGLYEILQHFQLVDTLPGLYLPYTAWFLSLSVFIMRSAFAAIPQDLEDAAMIDGCSRIRLYWQVMIPLSTPAVVTVAIFTFVPVWGEYLWAFTFTSTVKAMPMSVGIKLLQAGPEMGEWTFPVAAMAVLISFIPPLLIYIGLQRWFTKGLMEGALKF from the coding sequence ATGTCAGGTATGCCCCCCGCCGATAACAGAGTCCTGTTCGAGCGTTTGCGTCGCTATATGGGAAAGTCCTTCAAGCATGCCTTCCTCGTCATGGTGGCTATCTTCAGCCTGAGTCCTATTTTATGGCTGATAGGTATTGCTTTCCGGCCTGTCGAGGAAACCTACGTTACCCCGATGCAACTCTTGCCTCGCACGCTAACGCTGGAGAATACCCGGCTGGTCTTCGAAGAACTTCCCCAATTGATGACCCTGTACCGTAACAGCATTGTCATAACCGGGGTGGCCGTAATCTTAGTGTTGATCATTTCATCTCTGGCCGGCTATGCTTTTGCCCGCATGAGTTTTCCCGGGCGCGAGATTTTCTTCTGGGCTGTCGTAGCCTCCATGTTTATGCCACGCAGTATGGCCATTCCGGGCCTCTACGAGATCCTCCAACACTTTCAGCTCGTAGACACCTTGCCCGGCCTGTATCTGCCCTACACAGCCTGGTTTCTGTCGTTGTCCGTTTTCATCATGCGCAGCGCGTTTGCGGCTATTCCTCAGGATCTGGAGGATGCGGCCATGATCGATGGTTGCTCTCGCATTCGTTTGTATTGGCAGGTGATGATCCCTCTGTCGACGCCGGCCGTGGTCACGGTTGCTATCTTCACCTTTGTCCCAGTGTGGGGTGAGTACCTGTGGGCTTTCACCTTCACCAGCACCGTGAAAGCGATGCCGATGTCGGTCGGTATCAAGCTACTGCAAGCTGGCCCCGAAATGGGAGAATGGACCTTTCCAGTGGCTGCGATGGCGGTCCTCATCAGTTTCATTCCGCCTTTGCTTATCTACATTGGTCTCCAGCGCTGGTTCACCAAAGGGTTGATGGAAGGCGCCCTCAAATTCTAA
- a CDS encoding aminotransferase class I/II-fold pyridoxal phosphate-dependent enzyme translates to MAAKLALSGGPRVRTSPFPSWPVSGEAEEHALVKVLRSGQWGRHMGRQVATFEQDFAAYQEAEYGIAVMNGSVALRIALLAAGLQAGDEVIVPPYTFIATATSVVEANGIPIFVDIAPDTYCLDPDKIEAAVTSRTRAIIPVHFAGQAADMDRIMAIARKYNLVVIEDAAHAHGAEYKGRRHGRRTTRRAWTTDLYCWVCQR, encoded by the coding sequence TTGGCTGCTAAACTTGCTCTGAGTGGCGGTCCGCGGGTTCGGACGAGCCCATTTCCGTCGTGGCCGGTTTCCGGCGAGGCGGAGGAGCATGCCCTGGTCAAGGTATTGCGCAGCGGTCAGTGGGGCCGTCATATGGGCCGGCAGGTCGCAACCTTCGAACAGGATTTTGCCGCGTACCAGGAGGCAGAATACGGCATCGCCGTTATGAACGGTTCGGTAGCGCTCCGGATCGCCCTGTTGGCCGCTGGACTCCAGGCAGGTGACGAAGTTATCGTGCCGCCTTACACATTCATCGCGACTGCAACCTCGGTGGTTGAGGCGAACGGAATCCCGATTTTTGTCGACATTGCCCCCGACACTTACTGCCTGGATCCAGACAAGATCGAAGCGGCCGTTACGTCGCGTACACGTGCGATCATTCCTGTGCACTTTGCGGGGCAGGCCGCCGACATGGACCGCATTATGGCCATCGCCCGGAAATATAACCTGGTCGTCATCGAGGATGCCGCGCACGCGCATGGGGCGGAGTACAAGGGCCGGCGGCATGGCCGACGAACTACGCGCCGTGCATGGACCACAGACCTATATTGTTGGGTATGCCAACGGTGA
- a CDS encoding aldehyde ferredoxin oxidoreductase C-terminal domain-containing protein, with translation MTEAIWRVNVNTRIISIEAVPESWRGLAGRALIPRILLDEIPPTCEPLGPFNKLLFAPGLLVGQMLSSCDRISVGGKSPLTGGVKEANAGGTTGLKLVHLGIKALIIEGAPAGDGWWTLYLNKDGGRFDPADDLAGLGIDDSAAMLREKYGEKVAISLIGPAGEMLMASAGIQNLDQEGFPTRIAARGGLGAVMGSKRLKAIVFDADGLKVPPLADPDLYKDAKRRYMKSLLAHPQTKVYTDYGTVAVAELAQGFGAVPVRNFSEGKFEHLEKINGDAMRDIILARGGDGDTSHACMPGCVIRSSNCFPDAQGKKIVSPLEYETIGMAGSNLGIDSLDAIAELNREMNDVGVDTIEVGAALGVAADAGLMEFGDAARALELVKEIGKGTPLGRILGQGAGMVGKVYGVQRVPVVKNQAISAYDPRAIKGTGITYATSPQGADHTCGLTIRANVDHLNPTEGQVEASIAGQLNMAGFDTLGACIFSGFGFSAAPPETIRDLVKGQHGIDLGDTPLQTLGRQTLKLEREFNKAAGFTAADDRLPEWMTQEPLPPTNAVFDVPDEDLDSLFDKVFS, from the coding sequence ATGACCGAAGCTATTTGGCGGGTAAACGTGAACACGCGAATTATCAGCATCGAAGCTGTTCCCGAAAGCTGGCGGGGGTTGGCCGGCCGGGCGCTCATTCCGCGCATTCTGCTCGATGAAATCCCGCCGACGTGCGAGCCGCTGGGTCCGTTCAATAAACTATTGTTCGCGCCGGGGCTGCTGGTAGGGCAGATGCTCTCAAGCTGTGACCGGATTTCGGTGGGCGGCAAAAGCCCGTTGACCGGCGGCGTAAAGGAGGCCAACGCCGGCGGCACCACCGGTCTCAAGCTGGTACATTTGGGCATCAAAGCCCTTATCATCGAGGGCGCTCCCGCTGGTGACGGCTGGTGGACGCTGTATCTTAACAAAGACGGCGGTCGCTTTGATCCTGCTGATGATCTGGCCGGGCTGGGCATCGACGACTCCGCAGCCATGTTGCGCGAGAAGTATGGCGAAAAAGTTGCCATCTCGCTGATCGGTCCGGCCGGAGAAATGCTGATGGCCTCGGCGGGCATTCAGAATCTGGACCAAGAGGGCTTCCCCACCCGCATTGCCGCCCGCGGCGGTTTAGGCGCGGTGATGGGCTCAAAGCGGCTCAAAGCTATTGTGTTCGATGCCGATGGGCTCAAAGTCCCACCGCTGGCAGACCCGGACCTTTACAAGGATGCCAAACGACGCTACATGAAATCACTGCTGGCTCACCCGCAAACCAAGGTGTATACCGATTACGGCACGGTGGCCGTGGCCGAACTGGCCCAGGGCTTTGGCGCAGTGCCGGTACGCAACTTCTCCGAGGGCAAGTTTGAGCATCTGGAAAAGATCAACGGCGACGCCATGCGCGATATCATTTTGGCGCGCGGCGGCGACGGCGACACCAGCCACGCCTGCATGCCAGGCTGCGTTATTCGCAGCTCCAACTGCTTCCCCGATGCGCAAGGCAAAAAAATCGTCTCCCCGCTGGAGTACGAAACCATCGGCATGGCCGGCAGTAATCTGGGCATCGACAGCCTGGACGCCATCGCCGAGCTCAACCGTGAAATGAACGATGTGGGCGTTGACACTATCGAGGTTGGGGCTGCATTGGGCGTGGCCGCCGATGCCGGGTTGATGGAATTCGGCGACGCCGCGCGGGCGCTGGAATTGGTCAAGGAAATAGGCAAAGGCACGCCGTTGGGTCGAATCCTGGGCCAGGGGGCTGGGATGGTGGGTAAAGTGTACGGCGTGCAGCGTGTGCCGGTGGTAAAAAACCAGGCCATTTCCGCCTACGATCCGCGGGCCATCAAAGGCACAGGTATCACCTATGCCACCTCGCCGCAGGGTGCCGACCACACCTGCGGGTTGACTATCCGGGCCAACGTGGATCACCTCAACCCCACCGAGGGGCAGGTTGAAGCCTCGATCGCCGGACAGCTCAACATGGCTGGCTTCGATACGCTGGGCGCGTGCATCTTCAGCGGCTTCGGCTTTTCAGCCGCTCCGCCAGAAACCATCCGCGATCTGGTCAAAGGGCAGCACGGCATCGATCTGGGCGACACGCCGCTGCAAACGTTGGGCCGCCAGACGCTCAAGCTGGAGCGCGAGTTCAATAAGGCCGCCGGTTTCACCGCCGCCGATGACCGCCTGCCGGAATGGATGACGCAGGAGCCGCTGCCGCCCACCAACGCCGTGTTCGATGTGCCTGATGAGGACCTGGATAGTCTGTTCGACAAGGTGTTCAGTTGA
- a CDS encoding MoaD/ThiS family protein — protein MKVTARLHATLRRPVSDGYQNRVTVELDEGATVASLLKTLEIGLAPEHLLVLLGQQRIDPEHALHDGDAVQIFPPISGG, from the coding sequence ATGAAGGTAACTGCCCGGCTGCACGCCACCTTACGCCGGCCCGTATCCGATGGGTATCAAAATCGGGTAACAGTTGAACTGGATGAAGGGGCCACGGTGGCCTCGCTTCTGAAGACGCTGGAAATTGGCTTAGCGCCGGAACATTTGCTGGTGCTGCTTGGCCAACAGCGGATCGACCCCGAACACGCTTTACATGATGGCGATGCAGTTCAGATATTTCCGCCGATTTCCGGCGGATAG
- a CDS encoding putative sulfate exporter family transporter has protein sequence MTDTGNDAQSSNGKQCNTGPFQANLKFILRLIPGLLAAALLAWVSVWLSEYTGTALMGFRKSPISAVTMAILLGMLIGNLVSLPAVLKPGLTFAMKKVLRLGIIMLGIRLSVMSVFKLGVLGIPIVLLCIAGALLLTTRLNSWLKLPDRVGTLIAVGTSICGVTAIVAAAPAIDAEDEEVAYAIAVITTFGLVAMLTYPYLAHSIFGGDAVKSGLFMGTSIHETAQVAGAGLVYADIFSQPLALDVATITKLVRNVFMAAVIPVMALHYTRKTAGSEKKDVSFTELFPTFILGFLGFAVIRSIGDAGVDSGGYAFGLWDADTWQSIHSFIKDWAVNFMVIALAGVGLSTNFKILKGLGIKPFVVGLGAALAVGVISLTAIWLLGAFVVV, from the coding sequence ATGACAGACACCGGGAATGATGCCCAATCTTCAAATGGGAAACAGTGCAACACCGGCCCCTTTCAAGCCAATCTCAAGTTCATCCTTCGGTTAATCCCCGGCCTGTTGGCTGCCGCGCTGCTGGCCTGGGTGAGCGTCTGGCTGAGTGAATATACAGGCACTGCGCTGATGGGCTTCAGGAAGTCTCCCATTTCGGCGGTGACGATGGCTATTTTACTGGGGATGCTGATTGGCAATCTGGTATCCCTGCCCGCCGTTCTGAAACCAGGCCTGACATTTGCCATGAAAAAAGTGCTGCGTCTGGGCATCATCATGCTGGGCATCCGTCTGAGCGTAATGAGTGTGTTCAAGCTCGGCGTTCTGGGCATTCCCATTGTGCTGCTCTGTATTGCGGGGGCGCTGCTGCTGACGACTCGACTGAATAGCTGGCTCAAACTGCCGGACCGCGTCGGTACCTTGATTGCCGTGGGTACCTCTATCTGCGGCGTCACGGCTATTGTGGCCGCAGCTCCGGCCATCGATGCCGAGGACGAGGAGGTGGCTTACGCCATAGCTGTCATTACCACTTTTGGGCTGGTAGCAATGCTTACTTATCCTTATCTTGCCCACAGCATTTTTGGCGGCGACGCGGTGAAGTCCGGTCTGTTCATGGGCACTTCTATCCACGAAACTGCTCAGGTCGCCGGAGCCGGGTTGGTCTACGCTGACATCTTCTCTCAGCCGCTCGCCCTTGACGTGGCTACCATCACCAAACTGGTGCGCAACGTGTTCATGGCCGCCGTCATTCCGGTGATGGCGCTGCATTACACCCGCAAAACTGCCGGTTCGGAAAAGAAAGATGTCAGCTTCACCGAACTGTTCCCCACCTTCATACTGGGCTTTCTGGGCTTTGCTGTTATCCGTTCTATTGGGGACGCCGGCGTGGATTCAGGTGGCTATGCCTTTGGTCTGTGGGATGCCGACACCTGGCAAAGCATTCATAGCTTCATCAAGGATTGGGCCGTCAACTTTATGGTCATCGCCCTGGCCGGCGTAGGATTGAGTACCAATTTCAAGATCCTCAAAGGGTTGGGCATCAAGCCATTTGTGGTTGGTCTGGGGGCCGCGCTGGCGGTAGGGGTTATCAGCCTGACCGCAATCTGGTTGCTCGGCGCCTTTGTAGTGGTTTGA
- a CDS encoding UxaA family hydrolase → MAHGALMHESGDDVAVVIEDVTSGDEVKVVALDGEDFGVVKATEDIPLGHKIALRDMSEGEDVIKYGRAIGRTRKDVAKGAHVHTQNVVSIRWETSIDE, encoded by the coding sequence ATGGCACATGGTGCGTTGATGCACGAGTCGGGCGATGATGTTGCGGTTGTCATTGAAGACGTGACATCGGGCGACGAGGTAAAAGTAGTAGCCCTGGACGGGGAAGATTTCGGTGTGGTCAAAGCTACGGAAGATATTCCCCTGGGGCACAAAATCGCCTTGCGCGACATGAGCGAAGGTGAAGATGTGATCAAATATGGCCGGGCCATTGGTCGCACGCGAAAGGATGTTGCTAAAGGCGCGCACGTTCACACTCAAAATGTCGTGAGTATTCGATGGGAGACAAGTATCGATGAATAA
- a CDS encoding UxaA family hydrolase — translation MNNLQLTGYRRENGRVGVRNYVLIIPVDDISNAAAEGVASLVRGTYALTHPYGRLQFGEDLELTFDTLIGTGRNPNIAAAIVIGIEPGWTERIASGIAETGKPVAAFSIERYGDLKTIEMAARKAKELTQNASELQREPIELGELWVSAKCGESDTTLGLASNPTVGRVLERMIDAGATAIFGETTEVTGAEDIIEDQCINQEVADAFMKTFQDYQDFVIGTGANLMGSQPTRGNIRGGLTTIEEKALGNVEKMGRNKVVSVLKPAEEPQVPGLHFMDSSSAAAEMVTLCAAGGSVLHLFTTGQGNIIGNPIIPVMKISANPLTVSTMSEHIDVDITDLLRLEMTLDEAADKTMIMMARNVNGRLTAAEALRHEEFVITKLYRSA, via the coding sequence ATGAATAATCTACAATTAACCGGCTACCGGCGCGAAAACGGGCGCGTTGGTGTTCGCAACTATGTACTGATTATCCCGGTAGATGACATCTCCAACGCTGCCGCCGAAGGTGTAGCCTCCCTCGTCCGGGGAACCTATGCTCTCACCCACCCCTATGGCCGCCTGCAATTTGGCGAAGACCTGGAATTGACCTTTGATACACTCATTGGCACGGGTCGCAATCCCAACATCGCCGCTGCTATCGTCATTGGCATTGAACCAGGTTGGACCGAGCGCATTGCCAGCGGCATCGCCGAAACCGGCAAACCAGTGGCCGCCTTCAGCATTGAGCGCTACGGCGACCTGAAAACCATCGAGATGGCCGCCCGAAAGGCCAAAGAATTGACCCAGAACGCCAGTGAACTGCAACGCGAGCCTATCGAACTGGGCGAACTGTGGGTCAGTGCCAAGTGCGGAGAGTCGGACACCACCCTGGGGTTGGCCTCCAACCCCACCGTTGGCCGCGTGCTGGAGCGGATGATCGATGCCGGAGCCACTGCCATCTTTGGGGAAACGACCGAGGTGACAGGAGCCGAGGATATAATTGAAGACCAATGCATCAACCAGGAAGTGGCTGATGCATTTATGAAAACCTTTCAGGATTACCAGGATTTTGTCATTGGTACCGGGGCCAATCTGATGGGCTCCCAACCGACCAGAGGTAACATTCGCGGTGGCTTGACCACCATCGAAGAAAAAGCTCTGGGCAACGTGGAGAAGATGGGCCGCAATAAGGTAGTGTCAGTGCTCAAGCCGGCCGAAGAGCCACAAGTTCCCGGTCTGCACTTTATGGACAGCTCCAGCGCTGCCGCCGAAATGGTGACGCTATGCGCAGCGGGCGGGTCGGTGCTCCACCTTTTCACCACAGGCCAGGGCAACATCATCGGCAACCCCATCATCCCGGTGATGAAGATTTCGGCCAATCCGTTAACGGTCAGCACAATGTCAGAACACATTGATGTTGACATCACCGATCTGCTTCGGCTGGAAATGACTTTGGATGAAGCCGCCGACAAGACAATGATCATGATGGCCCGCAACGTCAATGGTCGTTTGACTGCCGCCGAGGCGCTGCGCCACGAGGAATTTGTAATTACCAAACTGTATCGCAGCGCATAA
- the larA gene encoding nickel-dependent lactate racemase — MAQYTLPYGKRHLAFNLPDSLNITLLTPAEVPAAEDPRQEVNRALDNPLGGRTLRDFGDVRSVAVAISDKTRPVPHEFLLPPLLERLEELGLAPEAITLLIATGTHSPMPPEEFERVVPADILARYPVICHDAGNQKRLVHLGQTERGTPVWINKHFARADLRIVVGNIEPHQFMGFSGGAKSAVIGLGGGDTINHNHALMTEPQAKLGSFDDNPARQDVEEMGRLAGIHFALNAVLNSHKRIVKVVAGEPTAVMKRGILQVRNLYQVPVPELFDLMLVSPGGHPKDINIYQTQKGLAHAALVTKEGGTIILAAACPEGSGSAKYEQWMKGKTSFQDVFESFQQEGFRIGPHKAFQIARDSSRVRVLLISEMSDDFARGLLLNPTSSLDVALSQSLAALPPDARIGVMPFANATIPMISRQP; from the coding sequence GTGGCTCAATACACCTTGCCCTACGGAAAAAGGCATCTTGCCTTTAACTTACCCGACTCGTTGAACATCACACTGCTGACCCCTGCAGAGGTGCCTGCTGCTGAAGACCCACGGCAGGAAGTAAACCGGGCGCTGGATAACCCGCTCGGCGGTCGAACCTTAAGGGATTTTGGCGATGTCAGATCGGTGGCTGTTGCTATAAGCGATAAAACGCGACCTGTGCCGCACGAGTTCTTGTTGCCGCCGCTGCTGGAACGCTTGGAGGAATTGGGCTTGGCTCCGGAAGCTATCACTCTGTTGATTGCTACCGGCACCCATTCCCCCATGCCGCCGGAGGAATTTGAACGGGTGGTACCTGCTGATATTCTGGCACGTTACCCGGTCATTTGCCATGATGCCGGCAACCAGAAGCGTTTGGTGCATCTGGGCCAAACGGAACGTGGCACCCCGGTGTGGATCAACAAACATTTCGCCCGGGCTGATCTGCGTATCGTGGTGGGTAACATTGAGCCTCATCAATTCATGGGATTCTCCGGCGGGGCAAAGAGCGCTGTTATTGGTCTGGGCGGCGGCGACACAATCAATCACAACCACGCCCTGATGACCGAGCCCCAGGCAAAACTTGGCAGTTTTGACGATAATCCCGCCCGGCAGGATGTCGAAGAGATGGGGCGTTTAGCAGGTATTCACTTTGCCTTGAATGCTGTTCTCAATAGCCACAAGCGGATAGTGAAAGTCGTCGCCGGAGAACCGACCGCCGTTATGAAAAGGGGCATTCTCCAGGTTAGAAATCTCTATCAGGTACCTGTACCGGAGTTGTTTGACCTGATGCTTGTCTCGCCGGGGGGGCACCCCAAAGACATCAACATCTACCAAACCCAAAAAGGGTTGGCCCACGCCGCTCTGGTGACAAAAGAAGGCGGCACTATTATTTTGGCTGCTGCCTGTCCTGAGGGGAGTGGCAGCGCCAAGTATGAACAGTGGATGAAGGGCAAAACATCATTTCAAGATGTATTTGAGAGCTTTCAACAGGAAGGGTTCCGTATTGGGCCGCATAAGGCGTTTCAAATTGCCCGTGATTCTTCCAGAGTACGTGTTCTTCTGATCTCTGAGATGTCGGATGACTTTGCCCGCGGCCTGTTGCTCAACCCGACCAGCAGCCTGGATGTAGCCCTCTCGCAATCTTTGGCTGCGCTGCCCCCTGACGCCCGAATTGGCGTTATGCCTTTCGCCAATGCCACCATTCCGATGATTTCAAGGCAGCCCTAG
- a CDS encoding ROK family protein, whose product MIVGVDIGGTKIAVGLVDDKGQVHARAECPTEPERGFPDGLERIAALTRGLPPVNDIPARGIGIGCTGPVFPESGIIGNVDFLPGWENAPIVAELERRFGLPVAMENDADAAALGEWMWGAGRDVRTFLYVTISTGIGVGLIVDGQLYRGVDGAHPEIGHHVIDPAGPACACGAHGCWESLASGSAMQRWFRDNAPAEHSDMNLSAREICTRADAHAKATVARTGRYLGLGLANLVTLFTPEVIAIGGGLMRRRDLFWPQIQETIQSSCGFVPREKVRLVPAALGDDVGIIGAACAWTLRYRSNQL is encoded by the coding sequence ATGATCGTCGGCGTTGATATCGGTGGCACGAAAATCGCCGTGGGTTTGGTAGATGACAAAGGACAAGTACACGCCCGTGCGGAATGCCCCACTGAGCCGGAGCGGGGCTTCCCCGATGGACTCGAACGCATCGCCGCCCTGACCCGGGGCCTGCCACCGGTGAACGACATCCCGGCACGGGGAATCGGGATTGGCTGCACCGGCCCGGTGTTCCCTGAGAGCGGCATCATCGGAAATGTGGATTTTCTCCCCGGCTGGGAGAATGCCCCCATCGTCGCCGAACTCGAGCGTCGCTTTGGCCTCCCCGTTGCGATGGAAAACGACGCCGACGCGGCTGCGCTGGGAGAATGGATGTGGGGCGCAGGCCGCGATGTACGCACCTTTCTTTATGTCACCATCAGCACCGGGATCGGCGTCGGGCTGATCGTGGATGGCCAACTCTACCGCGGTGTGGATGGCGCGCACCCGGAAATCGGCCATCACGTCATTGACCCCGCAGGCCCAGCCTGTGCCTGCGGGGCGCACGGCTGTTGGGAGAGTCTGGCAAGCGGCTCCGCTATGCAGCGTTGGTTCAGAGACAACGCGCCCGCGGAGCACAGCGACATGAACCTGAGCGCCCGCGAGATCTGTACCCGTGCTGATGCCCATGCAAAAGCGACTGTTGCCCGGACAGGGCGTTATCTGGGTTTGGGGCTGGCGAACCTGGTCACCCTGTTCACCCCCGAAGTGATCGCCATCGGCGGCGGATTGATGCGCCGCCGCGATTTATTCTGGCCCCAAATTCAGGAAACTATCCAATCCAGTTGTGGCTTTGTTCCCCGTGAGAAGGTCCGACTCGTCCCGGCAGCCCTGGGAGATGATGTCGGCATCATTGGGGCAGCCTGCGCATGGACATTACGCTACCGGAGCAACCAACTATGA